TTTCTTATGAGTTGATAATGGTTGTATGTTTAGCGTCAATCTAACTCAACTTTTAGATGGGTTGACTTGGATCATGCCAAATAAACCCGCCATGAGAATATGACCAGCTCAAACGTGGGGTCATATTTTCATGAGCTAATCTTATCACCCATGTTCATGATAATCACTATGTATTTCATGTTGCATCACATCTAAAATTTCATGACGGGACCAAGTATATAATAGTTATTGTTTTTTGTCAAAGGAAGATACTCCCAAGAAGCATTATCCACAAAGTTTATGAAGTCAAATGATCATCTTGCATCATTCATGAAACTCCACATTGATCCTCAAACTGGTTACATGTGTCACAACCTTGGTAAATGTAACATGTATGCACCAACTTGAAGAGGATAATTAAGTTTAAAAAGCCATGGCCAGTGTAATGTAATAGTAGTCTCCTGCATGGGTAAATATGCCCTTTTAAATTATAGATTGTATAAAATGATAGTCCTCACCCAGGCAACATACTGTTCAATAGTACTCATTATGTGCTCAAAATGATATGATAGTTAATTGGCCATGGAAGCTAATCTGGAAAACCAAGTTACGCCGAAAGGTGATTTGTTTTAGATGGCTAGCCCTTTAATTCATCAACATTGGCGCTGAAGCCTACCTCAAAGTATCTATTGTTTTAACAAGTATCTGGCTAGAGTTTTAACAAGTCTTTGTAGCTGGAGCAATTTCTCCCCTGTCAATTTCCCTAAAGTTTTTTTGGACTTTGTCAGCTCCTTAACTTTAGATTAGCCTTTGTTAATAGAGCTAACAATGTCTTCTACTTTTCTATGTTCTAAATtttgcatcttcttgatgcctTCTATGAAATCCACTATCTTATCAAAACAAAAGGCAATGGTCTTCACACATGCTATATTACTCTCATCCTTGTGTCTCTTATTTCTCACAATAACAACCAATTTTTTTATACAAAATATCTAGAGAAAAGattaaacaaaagaaaatacttcaatcatttttaaaatcaaagttACCCTCAATATAAGAAACATCTACATGAAGATATAAGTTCATATCTTTGTGAATGTCTTCGGAAGACATCAGACACTGAATCAATCTCACCTCAGCAATTAGAGATACTTGATCATTTTAGTATTACCAAAGAAGAATGATCATTTCATTAAGATCTGACTGAAAAAATGTTAAAAAACCTGCAGTGGCGCAAAGATTCATAGCGCTCCTTTTCATTCATAACAGTTTTTCCCTTGTATTTGTGGGTGATTTCATCATTGCAGCATCCAACAAGAAGCTGAGCGTTCGGCAATCTACATTTAGGCAATGAATAATTCAGTCCAAGTAAAAAGCATGCTCAATTTCACACATTCTTCATGGCTCTACAATCATACAACTAATaatattccaaaaaaataaataattgaaaaacAACTTAGTCAAACAcctatttatttttcttcttctccggTCTAATACACTAGATACCTTTATCTTCTCTTCTAACCGAGGCTTACCTAGATGAGAAGAAATCAACCAGCTTTCTGATCGAATCCCTCtcacaaattttcaaaaaacaaaaaacatttTCTTTCCAGGCCACTCATAAATCCAGCATCTCAAAACCATATAAAAAAGCATGAAACacgaaaaatataaatcaattaataaataaaaatcatatagaGTATTACGCCGGATGAATAGAAGAGAAACATACAGTTTCTTAGCTTGTTCGAGGGCGCGAGCATGGCCGAAGTGGAAGAGATCGTAGATGCCGTCAGCGTAAATACGAGCCGGCCGATCTGTTGGCGGTGGATTCGGTGGGATCGGCTTCAACCGTCGCTGCGGCTGTGGTGGTTGCTCTAATTGTTGATCTTCGCCTCCTCCATTCTCCATTATACTATTATATTTCggccttctcttctcttctcctcttctctctctGTGTGCTGCTGCTCTTCCCGAaatgtctttttatttttacatcTTTTGTTTCTTCCGCACCCCACACCCAATACCCACTCTGCCACACGCACAAAACACGGACTACCCTGCTTCATTCATCCGTTCTAAAATAATTCACACGTTTTATTTTTCGaaagttaattttaaaattaaatatattataaattataactgttattaatataataaaaaaatatatttttgagatttaatcaaaatttatattgtgtaactttataaaaaaattatgataaataaaaagaacggagggagtaatatttttggataatgaataaGGATTTAATACATATCCCTATTAAAAACTATTCAAAATCTATAGTACTAGGTTGATTTTCTCCGGTTAAAAGGAGAATCAACaaaataatagatagtataaattaatttagatatttttatatttttcaaaatcccGTATTACTAGtggtatattttttttcaaataaattgacATGCgaaaacatataaataaataagttggATGATGAATTAGAGGAGAAAATTAGTCCATTTCAGTTCTGGTCTTCTTGTTATCCTACATAGATTTAGCTtcttttactattttctttatttatatttttagtaacgtacaaaaagaaaattaaaagcaaATAGACAAATGCAGAGGGAATAATTGGAAAAAGCTGTTAATCTAACTTTTCCTCTTATTTCGACACGATACATTATGGGGCCCAAAGGGTGCACCTCATACGTTAAAATCCAATTTATCATAGATTTAGGATAAAGAttttatataattgttttttaaaaaagatttggAATGAAAATATTAAGTTTGATTCTCACATAAAATTCAGATAAATTATTGCAACTTTTTGCCTTTTCTTAGAAAAAAATAGGCATTTTTAGTAGTCATTGTTGGAATTGGgacaaagtggtcgttagaccagttatgttatatggggtggagtgttggtcagttaaggtctcccacgtacAAAatatgaaggttgccgagatgagaatgttgagatggatgtgtgggcataccaggagcgacagaattagaaatgaggctattcgagacaaggtaggagtggccccggtggaagacaagatgcgtgaaacgcgactgagatggtttgggcatgtgaagaggagagtcccagaggcaccagtgcggagatgtgagaggctggccatgaatggtttcagaagaggtaggggtaggccgaagaaatattggggagaggtgatcagacaggacatggcgcatttacgacttaccgaggacatgaccttagataggagggtgtggaggacacacatcagggtagaaggctagtacatagtggcattattcccccttatccgtaggcgtattaacgcactatgatttcttgtactcggatgtatgttatttatggtatttatgttattatccaataataatatctactatttttttgtgctttgattatactattgtttggaccgttttcgtcgtctacttatttactctaatattcttgtctgacctttttctatgcttttattgagccgagggtctttcggaaacagccgtcctacattggtaggagtcaggtctgcgtacactctacccttcccagacccaCGATgtaggatttcactgggttgttattgttgtgttGTTGTATTGTTGGAATTGTGAAGGAGTTAGTAGTTACGATCAAGGAGATTTGACTTAATCACTTTACACTTCCTACTTAAGCAATTTCGTTATTTCGTTTACTTGTGTGTTCATATTTGAGACTAACATTTAATTAACACGATTCATTTTTGTCTatctaatattttaaaaatattttttttttatttatcacttttaacatattaaaaaaatctaatacgaaatatcaattaataagaatagtatggtaaaataattatgtcaaacattatttttttaaatttgtgtaccaaaatttaaatatgacaaataaaagtgaataaAATCAATAACTTGTAGTAATTTAGTCTATAGTaagtaaaatttaaattttgaagtttaatgatgtaatgtAGTaaattgcattgcattgcttAATAATTCCCACGGTAGAGTTAGAGCTGTGTATTGATCGGTTCAATTCGATTTTGAAGTTTATAAGTTTGACTTATCGGTTATCAATTTATAGATATGTCAAATCATTATAGAACCATTAAGATATTGGTTTATAGGTTATTACTCATTATCGGTTCAGTTATCGAtttaaccattagatttgatgcaaaaaaaatgattgaaaatCACTTAGAAACAAGGTGACAAATCAAATTAACCATGCACATGAATTGATAAATAATTTCTTACTCAAAAGCAAATGCAAAAAATTGTATAATAATCAAGAGTTTGAAacaacaagaaataaaaatatgaaaactaaACCTCTAAGTGAAGGATTTTATATACTGAAtggtaataaatataaaatattaagttACTATCAAGTTATCAATTAACGtgttaaaaaaatcttaaaccGTTAAGAACTAATAACCCATTGTCTATAAATTAATAACTTTTTTTCGATTCAATTTTAAATAGCTAAGCCTTACAAAGACTCATGGTTGAGATTTTGGGAGTAAAAAGACTCAACTTAAATGAAAGAATTTAATGTGGAAAATGTCATAATGTATTAAAATCTTGAGATAAGAGCCCTCTTGAACCATGAGAAGAGGATATCCCATTTGCAACAAGATATATTCTCTTGGAGACGATCCAATTTTAATATTCAATCAaattattctttcattttaaaatacttattgtgttttttatttatatgttcttttaaaaaattttaattaaaaagagtgtttgattattttatcctttattaaatatttatatgttataaTTGTaagatatttgtattttttaagaataattattattaagaataaaaaaataataagtattttaagaaaaaaaaaattaataacaaaGACAAGTATTTTGAAACAAAGGAAGGGAGCACTTGTATAATAAAGAGGAACCTAAAAACTTTCAAAATGCACATATTTTCATTTTGTTGTACTTTTACTTCGaaacatcaaaatctattttagaaaaataaactgcgtctatttttttaaaaaaaataaaataaaatctcaaaaaaatattagttgGCTAATAgttgcatattttatatttttggtttCTCATCCAATGTCCGCTATCTTTATTTGGAGCCCgacaaatttaaatttacattGAAATGGCTCATTTACGAGAGACACTCTCTATCAAAAAAATTTCCATAACAAGActcaaaatcaaaatctttAATTTAGAAATAAGCAGTTTTATTCACTCCTAATTACATAGTTAACTAATAATTGACTTtgctctctctttttttccacATAAAATATTATACTCCCTCCAGTCccttttatttgattcttttAGCATTTTCTATTTGgtttagaataattttttaaaatcaagaaAGTATTCATTTTCCCCCAAAGTTAGACAAACAAATTTCTAAAACAAAGTTTATGAATTTATATGAGTAAATTTGAAAGGAGATAAAAGTTAATATAGTCAatagttttttaaaataacttgtGTAATGAATATGCAAAAgattaaaaatcaaataaagaggACTTAATTGATCAGTAGTAAATAGTCGTAGAGGTTATTCAATAAGTAATTCTAAAGGTAAATATTTCTGTGATAGGGACCAATGTAAGCTATCActttctctttatttatttgGCATTGAAATGTGTGACACTAATTCATTAATAACCACTGCTCCCTTTAATTTTGACCAATGCTGGGTTTATTATTTAGATTTATTCTTATTTCCTccgtttatttttacttttttactattttaaaaaataattttttatatttacttgtcattttaatatatcaaaaacaaaaaaaaatattttatcttcaATATTAACTATTTATTTCTCAAGACCTAAtatatcaattaatatgaatattatagtaaaatactcatattaatcatTGTTTTTTATagtaaaatactcatattaatcatTGTTTTTATGGTGATAATTGGTAAAGAATCTAAAGCACAATCAAGATCAAGAAAGAACACATATTAATCATATCTTAAATACTACTCGTTTATCATActaatttctaaaatatttaaccTTTTAAAATATGAGTCATTTATATTCCTTTTTTCTGAAGCTATTTCTTACGCTCTATGGTCTAAAAAATGAAGCTCTAATTAAGTGtgacatttaaaaaagaaataaaagatgcTTGgacaaattattttataaattaagatatttttcttAGTATTTTGAAAGTGTGGAGTATTTAATTCATAAAAAAGTATTAAGTCAGAACGtgctaaaaaaaaaaggagctTCAGAAGaatattctaaaaatatttataaagaatACTTCAAAGGTGTCGTTCAACTTGTTGGGCTTCCACATTGTAGCCTTCTTTCAATCATAATGGACATGCGTTGATTAAACTAAAATTGTTGAACAATATTTTTGATACGTGAAGAGGAAATGTGCAGATGTTGGTGTGAGAGGTTAAATGTAGTGTGTATGGTAAGAGGTAGACGTAAGTCGAAAAAGTATTAGATAGAAATGATTAGATAAGACATGACATAGTTTTAACTTACAAACGACATGATGTAAGAATATGAAAATACAAGAGTAGAAGGTTAATAGCTAGTTGGGTTTTGCCTCACTTTTCAATGAGATTAGGCTTGGTGGGAGTTTGGTAGCACCGTGTCTATTGTAGTATTAGAGGTATACATATAGTTTCTACCTTTTGATATTTGTTATCATCTGAGAGAGTGTGTTTATAATTTGATTATATTCTCAACACGCTCCTCACGTGCAGACCTGATTTTGAAATATGTGATCATCTCATCTGAATTCTAAAGTTGTTAGAGAGAAAACActttttataatttgattatATTCTCAACACGCACACCTCGACCAATTCCACGGGATATCTGTCACCTCTCAAATCTCACTTATAAGATTACattgaatatataattattgtCAACAATATCCTTTTGGCAATCCAATCAATTACAACTAAATCAAACAAATATAAATACAGCTTATTGAACTCCACTCTAGATAATTAAGTATGGATTTGGGAGAGTATAATGCATCAAGCAAGTCCTTGTCACAAACATGTGACTCACAAGTAATTGATACTAATCTTTCTAGCCCCAATCTCAACTGTTTCATCATCCATCAGGGGAAAAATAACTCATTCTTAATACCTTCGATCCCAAACATTAGTCGTTCTGGTAAACtgaatttatatcaaaatatttgatGGTTTAGAAAAACCGAGAAGTCACATGTACTTGTTTTTCCAGCTATACCCTTTACTGTTCCTCTTATTGATGAAGTGTTAAAGAGATGCATGTAAGGTACATCTAGACAGATATTAATTTCATAATCCTTTATTTCCAGGGCAATCAGAACCAGTTCCATATCTTTGGGAGCAGCCTAAAATACATCACGAGAGTCATTTTTACGGCGTAACAGTTCAAAAGTCACATACACTAGCAGAACCTGACCATCAAGCTAGTTACACCCGAATTGGAAAGCACAAATCTTGCGATTTAATATACATGATTCTAAGTACAAGTTTTGTAAGATGACCAAAGCACACTTAGACCTGGACTGACATGCAACATGCCATGCCTCAGAGAACAAGCACAATATATATGTGGACTTACCTACAAACCACAGGTTGCAATGACAGAACAAGTGGACTAGTCCTGTAAGTTTGACCCAATATTGAAATTTTTTGCAATAGAATTTTCATCAAGTCCACCCGATGCTGCATCTTGTTTCCAGAGTGATGAGTTGTGAAACTGTCATTCACCTAGCAATAACTCATTTTCGGACGGTAATCTTTCCACAGGTAGTCCGCAAGTTTTCGGGTATCTGCCAAAGTCTTTCTTTGTAGGCTTCGCGAGATCCACAGAAATAACCCTGCCATTGAGGTACTGACAAGGGAAGAAAGAATTTGAGGAAGAAGACACACTACAAAAGGAATTTAAAATCCAAAACAAATTCATTAGGTATAACCTTGTGATCCATGCTATCAAGGGCAAGCATGGCATTTTCTTGAGAAGTGTATTGGATAAAAGCATATCCCTTTGATCTCTGTGTCACTTCATCCCTAACAATCTTAACTGGTACAGAAAGTAGACACATTTAAACAAGCAGGTCTCAACTACAAGAAAGAGCAGCATAGATGAGAAAAGTATCCTCAAGCAACGACATGTACCTTCAGCCACCTGGCCAAAATTTGAAAACATCTTCTCCAGACAACTTTCATCAGTGGAGTATGGTAAATCTACGgttcaaaataataatcaacGTAAGACACAGAAATTTTAGAACTTCAGAGAACGAGAACTGGCGAGTTTTGAATGAAAAGATGAGAAACTGAAAAAGTAAGTGAATTACAAAATTGTAACACAAGAGTTAAAGAAAAGGCAACTAACATTTCAATGTTTCAAAACTCATCAAACTGGCAATCATTACATCTCCAACTTGGCACTTGGCAGAATAGAGAAATATCGAGTTTAATCACAACTTAACACATATAGTCATATAGGTATAATTTTTAGCTTAGTTAACTTATAGAACCTCATTCTTGTGGTATAAGCAAAGAAAATTTCTCTCTACTCTTTTTTGCGCAGCACCAGAAAAAGTTTCCAGTATATGTATATCACTGACTAGAAAGAAGTCCTTTTAGTTCACAATCATCATTTTGCTTCTTGCCTGACAATATATGTAGCATTATAGCAGAATGCAATAGTTCAAAAGTAGGAGGAATAAAAGAGAATAGTGTTTAACATAAATTGAATGGCAATACTTTTCCACAATTCTTGTTGATAAATCATCAACGTGTTTTGTAGTTGCAGATTTCAACTGATGAATTAAAAAGTGAGTTGCTTTTGAGGAAGGAAGAAAAGAATGAATAAGCCACAAAGGATAGAATTGGGAGTGTTACATAAGCACTTCACTTTCAAAACACCAGATTTGGTTCGATTAGCATAAACATACTCGATGTGCCCTCATTATTATTTGCAGTATCCTCAGGGCCCAGGAGGCTCTTGCAGTCTTTCCATTCTCTATCTTCAAAATGGGTAACGCCAAAAGTAACACTAAAAGTCAACATCTTTCTCACCAAACTGATACTGAACATAGTCCCTAAAGGGAAATTTGCAGCTGCACACTGAGATACATGATCTCTCTTTCTATATAACCTCAttcttttcttctatttttattttttctgatCTTTTACAAGTAAATATCTCCAATGACCGCTTTCAGTCCTTAAAGACAACAGCACTCTTCTTACTTCCTTTGGAATGTCAAGGATGATCAGAATGCATTAGAGTTGTTTTCTAATATCACTATTTTACTTATTGCCAACTATAGTGAGAAGCTATAGCCAGGAGCtgtatatttaaaataatgcctAGTTGAAACACTATAAGCCtgtatcccccttttaatttcAGGCCATTTAAGCTCAAGAAGTGGGATGTTATCCTATAACACGAAGTGTTTACTTTCGTCAAATATAATAACTACTTGGACCAAAGATCTGAATTCTATTCAGCTTGACGCAAAGTTTGAACCATATAAATGTCTAGAGACAGCAACTTTGAACAAATTCTTCAACGAGAAGCAGCATAATTGTAGACTTGAAATCATGAAGACTAAGAAATCTGACAAAATTTTCTGCCACCATCACTATCGAAGAGCATCACCTATGTGAAACAGAAAAATGTAACCACGGCATGAGCAGCAGTAAAGCCTTAAAGTCCTCAATGGTTACAATGATGGATTGATGCATGGTCTTGCCAAAGCCATATGGGCCATTCAACATATACAATGTTGCCATGTCTACTTTTCTATTAGTATCAGATTGCACAGACAAGATATAATATAACGAAACATAAACTCCTACGAGGATTATTAATTAGTATTACTGCAATTTTGCAGAGGCAAGATAATACATAAAGAAACATACCATTCTATGAGGCTTATCACTTGTTACTACATCTCTTCTAACTGTTGGTTAGAAACAGCAAGCAAGTAATGAGGGTTGTACATTATCGGGGACAAACATTACTTAGACTGCAACAAATGCTACCAACAAAGATCCTAGTCAAAACTTATTTCTCTCTTTAATTTCATGAAAAAGATAGTACAAGTCAATACAGTTTTTTTCTTGGACCTACAAATGTTGTTTCCAAGCTTCACAAGTCTTAAAGTTCTTGGGAGCTTTCAGATGCAATTGTTCCTTAACAAGTGTATTCTCCTTTTCCTAGCAGCAACTACATTGTGCAGAGAAGCACATCTGGgctaaaagaaagtaaagaTCATAGCTTTATAAAATTACAAAGGACACAAAAGCTCCCAAGAACTTTCTCCTTTTTCCTCCCAACAAAGAGAAACATAAAATTCTCATAGCCAATTAAATCAACAGGAACACCCATCACCTAAAAGatgtttttttaaagaaaactaAGAATAAGTGAAACTCATTTGGGATAAAGTACAGTTCTTGATATTCATCTTAACATTGATTAAAATAGAAGGAGGGAGTAAAATTGCTTACTTCTAACCATAATTTTGCTGGCTAGAGGGTAGCTGGAAAAGCTAGCTCGCATTTTGAAGGATTTGGGTCCAATTGCTGGCTGCAACAGAGCAGTGGATGAGCTGCTTGGCCATAACCCTTTGGAGACCAACATCATCACCAAGTGAATCTTTGTATGGTGGTTTGTCAAGGAGAAAATGACCAAAATTGTCCTAAATGTAATCGGTGTTTAGAGATGGAATCCAAACAATTTTTAATGTGTagacaaaattaatattttaatcttttatatttattaagtaattaaaatagttcttaatatataaaaaaaaataatttttttaatatttcataTGTATCACGCaatcaaaaatagtttttaatgTACGAAAAAAAGTGATCATTTTAATCCTAAACGTGCAAGTGAAAGTATTTGTTAAGTTTAACAAACCACTCACATGAAGgagcaaaaattatttttttccttccatCACTCCCCTTGTTCGCTTGTAATGATAGAGTATACATTATTTTTGCTTTcagtataatatatattttgctcTTGTAGCAAAAGCTATAATTAAGTTATgatttccaaaataaatatatacgtTAGTTATTATTCTttctattccatattaaatGAATTTATGAGGCAATGcaaacatattaagaaaaatattcaagaacATAATTTGAACAATACTTTTCACTATTgccctttgtaaaatcatataattttacAAGTAatgtgatttatctcctagaaaatataaaacttcaacatctatcttgaactttgaacaattcaattattttaaaccataaaaaattcctcaaaaattcacttaatatgaaatagagaagtagtaTAATAGTTTTCATTAAAGATAGTAAACAATGACTTTTCGTCTTGTAATAATAATGACATATTAAGATTTAGTTATGGCCAAACAAaccatttttatgtttttatatcATTCACGTAAGTTGCTAgttaaatttatgaatttttttatttgcacGTTACCTTTAAGGTTTACGATTAATTAAGAGGTGGCAGTTGTGAGTAATTTGAAACTTTAGGGGCTTAAAGTCGCCATTCAACTCTTCTAAGAAGTGGGCATTTGTGAGTAATTTGAAACTTTAGGGGTTTAAAGTCGACATTGAACTTTCTGTTTTCAGTTTCCACTCATCAACGAACAACATATAGCATCAGCCTTTCCCCCTCTCTTCCTTGTTTGATTCATCTCCAGCGAGCAATTGGATCCCTCAAAGCTAAAAACTTCAAAGTAAGTTTGACAAAAGGTTGCAATTACAACTTTCAAAGCTTCTTCTTTTATTCAGTTTTGTTAGTTCAAAGAATTTCGATCTGAATCATCTTAATTTATTCGATATCGTTTAAGAACTTAaaatttaggaaagtttttactGGGTTTTCATCAAACTTTGAAATTAGTGATggattttgaaaatttcaagGTTTTGAGTACTTAAGCTACGGTACATCTGATTTCTTTTCTCCATTGGTGGTTTGTTTATAGTTTTGGATTTGATCTGATTATcatataaattctgaaaattaatgTTCTTGTCATTCACCTTTAGGTCTAAAAATGatcttttttttaacaaaattttaattaaataaattgagtaatttttttaaacatgtgACGGTCATCTATTggtataatttaattataaaatcgattcaaaattaaaatttacttaacagaattttaattaaataatttaaattatttttgtaaacacGTGGTGACCATTTAttagttacaatttaattatttaaaattaattataaatcaaaatttatttaacagaattttcaTTATGAAAAAGGGCGTAAAATGCCCTTGAACTATTGaatttggtacaaaaatgccctCATTCAtatattgggcctaaaatgccctttttcattaaagaaaatgttatttttataCTTAAAGGTGGATGTTAAAGacatttttatactattttcaatagttcaaggACATTTTAGACCATTTTCCGTAAGATAAGAAAAACAGTTAATAGCCCCCTCCCTCATCCAATTGAATCAAACTTGTTATGTCTGAAAAAGATGGTTtgaaattaatttcaactttatggagaaaaaaataattttagaaaagatgattcgccacttaattttttaaagaaattaagaaaacttaatttaaaagaccctaacatatttaaatctttaaaattcagagaaaaaagtACGacattcttatttctactttaaaaaggtgttaagcattcaaagtggtcTCTAGCACACGGTTATCCGtcgatttaaaaattatttgactaacttttaaaaatattaatttaaaaggaaacaaagaatttaaaattattggaaaaaattatcaaacttaaacattgaaaataatatatgtataaaaaagtaaaatttaccaaatgcctaagtaaaggtagaaaatcatctaaaaaataaattaacattaattgatttatctttaggggaatttaattaagttaaaataaactaaaattaatatctaagcaagcataaataacataagtaaataaattattacaatccgaattaacataaataaacaataaataacacataaa
The sequence above is a segment of the Solanum dulcamara chromosome 11, daSolDulc1.2, whole genome shotgun sequence genome. Coding sequences within it:
- the LOC129875201 gene encoding glycine-rich RNA-binding protein 4, mitochondrial, with protein sequence MMLVSKGLWPSSSSTALLQPAIGPKSFKMRASFSSYPLASKIMVRNLPYSTDESCLEKMFSNFGQVAEVKIVRDEVTQRSKGYAFIQYTSQENAMLALDSMDHKYLNGRVISVDLAKPTKKDFGRYPKTCGLPVERLPSENELLLGE